The genomic window AGCGAGGGTGACACGGGGGGCGTTTTGATTCAGCTTCACAGTCTCAATCCCCTCTAATTATCTCAGCTTAGTAAATCGTGTGGCTTTCTTCTAATTAGATCAGTCCCGTCACACCCACACACAAAAAATCCCTGACCAGGCACATTGCACAAGCAAGGCTCTCACATATTCTCCAGAGAACTCATTTTGTTAATGTCCAAGTACAGACACACAGACTTCCACCGCACCCTTGGGTTCCACTTCACATTCGGTGATACAACACGATACAAACTCAGCCCCACCGGGATCTCAGACCCTGCCATGATCCACACATGGATGGACCTCAGTAGGCATGGTTAGACAGGATGGCTCTCCCGGCCCCGGCGCGGTGCCGGTGGTGGGCGCACGCGCAGTGCACGGTGGTGAGGCTCAGGCAGCCGCTGATGATGAGGGAGTGCCTCTCCGGGCAGGTGTGGAGCGCCGGGAAGGAGTCGCACACCGCCTGCACTGCCGGGGGCGTCAGCGCGGTGCACTGGCTGATGTTCAGGCTGGCGAGGCCGTCCTTGTCGTCGCGGCCGCGGCTGTTCTTAGCCGTGTCCCAGCTCATGCCCTTGCTCCTGATGCGGCTGTTCTCTGCCAGCGAGTACATGGCACGGTCGGTGATGTTCTGGCAGTAGTACAGCCCCAGGGAACGCAGGTGAGGGCAGCCGTTTGCAAGAGCAACCACACTCTCATCTGAAGAAGGAGAAACGGATATGAGTCAGATTTCAGGCAAAGAGCATGCCTCTACGTGCGACTGACAAGCAACCACAGCACTGTAAACGATGATGAACTTGGATAACAATGCCGTACATGCCTACATGGTGAACATGATTAACAACCGAAATAAACTTGGGTGAGCACACTTGATCTTGGAGAAGTATGGAGGTTGCACCTCAGAGAACAGTGTATAAGGGTAAAAGGATGCAGAATCAACTTAACAAAATCAGGAAGAGAGCACGTTATGTAAGAAGACATATAAGGATGCGTGTAATGTAATGTTTGAGATTGTGCATTCCAATAAATAATGCAAGTTGCAAATGCCTTGTCCTAACATTACAATATGATTGCAAAGCATAAAACTTGGCCGAAAGCCAGGATCAGTGCTGATATTGTTTCTGTCAGCATGTCTGATAGTAACTAAAAAGTTAAAACTACCTAGCAGAGCAGAGAAAAAAGTGCTAATATCCTTGTATATTTTGTTTTAGCAATCAACAGAGCACCAGATTGTGCAGACTGCAGGGACATGAGATCGATCAAACAAATTACCTGTTATAAGAACGCAGCCACACAAGTCGACGGCCCTAAGTTCAGGACATCCTGATGCCAAGCTAGTGACTCCCCCGTCAGTGACAGTATCGCACCAACCAAGGTTCAAAGATTGCAGCTGACTACAGTTGCAGGCTATAGCCTGCACCAAGATAACAGAGATTAAATAAAGGTTCACGCAAAATATGTTGTCGCAGCTTTAGTACCTGCAACGCTCTGTCGGATGCTGCCCGCACACACCCGCATAGATTCAAGCATTTCAAGTTCTTGCACTGACTAGTGAGGTAGATCAAAGCAGCATCACTGAAATTGGAACATCCACTGATGTTCAGCCTTGTAAGGCGAGGGCACCCATGTGCCAGAGCATACAAGGACCGATCGCTAAGCCTGAAGCTTCTGCTCAGATCCAACTCGCGCAAATCATGACAAGAATTTGCTACAGCCTCCACTGCACTGTCTTCAAGCTGAGGCTTGATTTGCCTTAGAGAAAGGACTTGAAGCTTTGTAAATTTGTGGGCGAGTGATATCACCAACTCATTCATGTGGTCCTGGCACCTGAAAATGACACTTTGGTCAATCAATAACCTTTCATCTGGACTGCACTTCAAACATTGCTAATAAGACAAGTAGTCGTCACATAAGGCCCTGAACAAACAATTTATTTATTTCGAACTAAGAAATTAAAGTTTCTTGGGGCAAATATATCATCTGATTGAGCAGTTTTAATGGTTGTATAACTACAACATTTTATGTTTTTGGACAGCTGAAGAACCAAATTGATTGACAATTTTTTTTTCACATTTGCAGTGGACTTCCAATAAATCATACAATTGAATTATATAATATACAAAATGATCTAAACTACAAGCCCAGTGGTAAGTTGTGCTACAGCCTGCAAGTGACATTTCATAATTATAATTTGAACCATCTTGTTAACTGAAGAATCTAATATTGGTCATATTCACATAAGAAAGAAATGCAGAACTGAAGATCACTCACCACGAGAAGGAGAGACTAGTGGCTCCCCATCCTAGTGCATCACGCCACCCGGTGCAAACACCGGAGGCTACAATGGCCATCCTGTCATCTCCAGCGACTGATATGATCCTCAGCAGAAGCTCCATGGGGAGGTCCTTCCAACCTGACAAGGTGGTGTCTGTGACACCATTCTGTGTCTGTCCACCACTCTCACCGCCACCAGAAACCACGAGTGCATTGAACGAATTGTCCAAGTACCCACTCACCATCTGTGCATTGACCATTTTCACAGATAAACCTGCATTCAGTAGTGCAGCTATTAGCAAACTTATATAAACAGAGTCAATAGGTTAGATTAGTAATAAGTATCCGCAACAAAAACGTAAATGCACCCAAGTAACCTCCCAGGAATGCGCTAGACCATACTGGAATGTCGCTGTCAGAAGCCCTCACCGAGATCTAGCAATTATTTGATCAAGGTAGGGTTCTTACTACTTTTACTTAAACACGTCACATCTAGTGAACGGAAGATAAATACCCGCAAAATTAGGTAGGGAACACAAACAGAGGAATGGAGCAATAATACAATCGAGAACCTAGACGCTATTGCCTCGATAAGTAGTGCCACCCTTTGTCTCTTTGCTTTGTTTCGTTTCTTGCCCTGTACTTGATTTCTCTTTTCTGCTTTTGCTTTGTTTCGTTTTCTTGCCCTGTGCTTTAATTTTTTTGGTTGGCTTATGCCAATAAGCCGTTGTTAACCATGGAGATCTCTTCCACGGCAGAGTTCCTTGTAATACAAAATGTCACGCATTTAGATGCGTGTTCGAGAAAAGAATTCTTCAAGAAGCAACGACTACTGCACTAATCTCTCAAGTCAATCAAAGCGTTCAGAAGGAACCAAAAGTCAGCTAGAAGTGGCGTAAGAATGAACAGCCTTAGGATCAGCACCTCTGTATCAACAATCCAATCTATGAGATCACCTAGAATCAAATATATTTGCGGGTGGCAACTAGCAACTTCCAATCGAGGAACTTGCGCAAAAATCCCGGGAGAGTGAACTCTGCACAACGCAGACCTTCTCAAAAGGAGCTTTGGGGTCTGCAGCCGTGGAAAGCACAAAGCCAAAATAAAATGGAAACGGCAAGCAAGCGCCAGAGGTTCCGGCCCCTTCCTCTTGGATCTTCTACTTCTATAAACCGCCAGAGGCGTGCACAGCAACGCAAACCTTTAATAAGCGAGAACAACCAATCTAAAGCATAAGATGCTCCGCCGCTGCCAGAAGCGAATCGGCTAATCCAGAAAAATCTCCATTAATCAGCTAATCCAGAGAATTCAATGGAGAGATTAGCTCGAATCTTCAGGGACTAAATGCTAACCGGGCCAGCCTCCATGGCGGATAAGCGTCCGCGGAAGACAGGGACCCGGTGCAAATATCAGGATCCGAGTCCTAGGAATATCCAAGAAAACAACCAGGAGCTTTGCCCAGGATCGAAGTAGCTTTCGCGCACAGGCAGCCACAAAAAAAAAACTACGGAAACGGCTTTCGATTCGAAGCAGAACCACGGAAAGATCCAGTTTCCGGGGGCGATCCCGCTCCCGAGCACCAAACAGGACTAGAACAAATCCTAAAAACAAACAGCAAGGATAGATTTTACACGGGGAGAAAGGGACGCGAGCTCTACTCACCCAGCCGAGCAAGCCGAGAAGCGAAGCGGCGGCGCGGTCGCCGCTGCCCAGAGGCGATCTATCTATTTTCCGGGGATTAAATCGAGTTTTAGCTGCCGCAGTTGAGCACTGGCGGCTGCCTGAGGAGGCAGCGAGGCCGGGTTCTAATAGGCGGCGAGGGGGGCAGGAGGGGATGAGGACGGGGGGCTCACGAGGGCGGCGCGTGGCGGGCGGGGGGGCTGCGCACGTGAGCAGGGCGTGGGGACCCGCGACGGCCTGGGGACTGCGTTTCCTTTTTTTTCTCCCGTATACGGCGGCGGACTCTTTTTTTCTCAGCCTCCCGTTTTGTTTTGCGTTTTCCCAGACGCGGTGACGGGAAAACGGGAGGGGTGTCTGTGGGCCGTTGCTGTCTGTCAGCACGCCTAGGCGCCACCACGAAACTTCTGGAAACGCCCCGGCCCGGGGGGTACGCAGGAACGGCCGTTGGTGTGGGGCACAGTGGCTTTTCTGTGGGTGGGGTGGGGTAGGTTTTGTGCTGGGGGCAGAACTGTCAGATCCTGTGCTGGATTGATATGTTTGGAAGAAAAAACAAATTCGGTGGGGAAGTGGAGGGACCTTTTGTGCCGGGGCAAAACTACGGGAAAAACGAATTCAGCTATAAACAAAAGGCATGTTTTAATTCTTTTAGAATTCTTGAAAACTTTCAATTGTTGTTTTCACTTAAGCTGGTTTCCACCGGATAATCTCTTCTCTAGGGCTATGAGATTTTTTCAGTAGCTCATCtctttataaaataaataaatatgttCAACACATAGACATTGGTGTTTGTGTGTGGGCATCAACAGGTCTCCGTGATAGTTTCTCTCCGGATCCGATGGTTCACTTCGACCGTGAGATGCAAATTATGAATGATGGTTTGACATTAAGGAATGGCCGTGCTTCCGCCTTTGTTTTTGTCTttagggcttgttgagttgtgccctcaacAGAACCCTGTCTTACTTTCTGTTGTGACTTCGATGGTAATGGTACTCAAGCATCCGGCCTTGAGCTCCGGGATGAAATCCTAGATCTGGCCAGAATTGGTACCAAGCAATGACGATGATTTGACATCATTACTTTGTTGAAGGCACTACTCGGATATGTTCGGAATGGTTTTTCAGGGTAAAAACCTAGATTCTAGCCTTGCGTGGTTGGATTCAGTGACGGCGGCCGTTGAGGGTCGCTCCATTCTTGAAGGTGTTGTTATTTCAAGAACCTCATCGTCCATGTGTGTCATGAGTTGGTTGGTGTGAATACAGTCATTGTTGCAGTTTGCCGATCGCAGATCTGATTGCTTTGTTTTTTTTCTCGTTTATGCATAACTTTGGTCTTATATGAATTTGGCATTGCCGGCGTTTTTGTGTG from Triticum aestivum cultivar Chinese Spring chromosome 3B, IWGSC CS RefSeq v2.1, whole genome shotgun sequence includes these protein-coding regions:
- the LOC123071814 gene encoding F-box protein SKP2A, yielding MVNAQMVSGYLDNSFNALVVSGGGESGGQTQNGVTDTTLSGWKDLPMELLLRIISVAGDDRMAIVASGVCTGWRDALGWGATSLSFSWCQDHMNELVISLAHKFTKLQVLSLRQIKPQLEDSAVEAVANSCHDLRELDLSRSFRLSDRSLYALAHGCPRLTRLNISGCSNFSDAALIYLTSQCKNLKCLNLCGCVRAASDRALQAIACNCSQLQSLNLGWCDTVTDGGVTSLASGCPELRAVDLCGCVLITDESVVALANGCPHLRSLGLYYCQNITDRAMYSLAENSRIRSKGMSWDTAKNSRGRDDKDGLASLNISQCTALTPPAVQAVCDSFPALHTCPERHSLIISGCLSLTTVHCACAHHRHRAGAGRAILSNHAY